The Cyclobacteriaceae bacterium genome includes a region encoding these proteins:
- a CDS encoding non-canonical purine NTP diphosphatase, protein MPYRICFATNNHHKLEEVMAVLGDAIELVTLENIGCREDLPETQSTIEGNASQKSKYVWDNYHTPCFADDTGLEVTILNGAPGVYSARYAGPERNSEENISLLLKNLGESIHRNAQFKTVISLRLSNEEVLFEGIVKGIITHERKGKGGFGYDPVFLPDGYSKTLAEMTMQEKNQISHRAIAVQKLAKFLLELKD, encoded by the coding sequence ATGCCATATAGGATTTGTTTCGCCACGAACAACCATCACAAATTAGAAGAAGTGATGGCTGTTCTTGGTGATGCAATTGAATTAGTAACATTAGAAAACATCGGATGCAGGGAAGATCTTCCCGAAACGCAAAGCACGATTGAAGGCAATGCGAGTCAGAAATCCAAATACGTCTGGGATAACTATCACACTCCTTGTTTTGCTGATGACACAGGATTGGAAGTAACGATTCTTAATGGAGCTCCCGGCGTTTATTCAGCCCGTTATGCCGGGCCAGAAAGAAACAGTGAAGAAAACATTTCGCTTCTCCTAAAAAATCTTGGTGAGTCAATCCACCGCAATGCGCAGTTTAAAACTGTGATCTCACTCAGACTTTCAAATGAAGAGGTTCTCTTTGAAGGGATTGTGAAAGGCATCATCACCCATGAAAGAAAGGGAAAGGGAGGTTTTGGGTACGATCCTGTTTTTCTTCCTGATGGATATTCCAAAACTCTTGCGGAAATGACGATGCAGGAAAAAAATCAGATTAGCCACCGGGCAATTGCCGTTCAGAAGCTTGCCAAGTTTCTATTGGAATTAAAGGATTAG
- a CDS encoding bifunctional oligoribonuclease/PAP phosphatase NrnA, with protein MENIQAFKALISAPKNVIIITHFKPDADALGSSLGLSGFLKKKGHKVTVISPSDYPAFLLWMPGNEDVIALSNESEEPFKKAKEAISKAEVLFCLDFSSLSRINSLSESIRNAKGTKVLIDHHLEPEKFADFEQWDPTAASTAGLVFQLIEQLGEKNLVDSDIANCLYAGIMTDTGGFRHSNTTQTEFLIASELTGRGANPSDVAKQVYDTNSFERLKLTGFVLSQKLQVLPQYNTAYIMLTSQELKQFGSQTGDTEGLVNWGLSIKGIKLSVLMYDRKEEIKLSFRSLGDFSVNEMARKHFEGGGHKNASGGMSRLSLEATLQKFLSILPEYESKLKS; from the coding sequence ATGGAAAATATCCAGGCTTTCAAAGCCCTTATTAGCGCTCCCAAAAACGTGATCATCATCACGCATTTCAAGCCAGATGCTGATGCATTGGGTTCTTCGCTTGGATTGTCAGGATTTCTTAAAAAGAAAGGTCATAAAGTGACAGTCATTTCCCCAAGCGACTATCCAGCGTTTTTATTGTGGATGCCTGGAAATGAAGATGTAATTGCCCTTTCTAATGAGTCTGAGGAGCCTTTCAAAAAGGCGAAGGAAGCTATTTCCAAAGCTGAAGTTCTTTTTTGCCTTGATTTTTCAAGCCTTTCAAGGATCAACTCACTGTCGGAAAGTATAAGAAATGCAAAAGGGACAAAGGTTCTGATCGACCACCACCTTGAGCCAGAGAAATTCGCGGATTTTGAGCAGTGGGATCCAACAGCGGCCTCCACCGCAGGCCTGGTATTTCAGCTGATCGAACAATTAGGAGAGAAAAATCTTGTCGACTCTGATATTGCCAACTGTCTATATGCAGGAATCATGACAGATACGGGTGGATTTCGTCATTCCAATACAACTCAAACGGAATTTTTGATTGCTTCAGAACTCACAGGACGTGGAGCAAATCCAAGTGATGTTGCCAAACAGGTATACGACACGAACTCTTTTGAGCGTTTGAAACTTACCGGATTTGTATTAAGTCAGAAACTTCAGGTTTTACCACAGTACAATACAGCCTACATCATGCTGACGTCACAGGAGCTAAAGCAATTTGGTTCACAGACGGGAGATACAGAAGGTTTGGTGAACTGGGGCTTATCGATCAAAGGCATTAAACTTTCTGTTCTTATGTACGATCGCAAGGAAGAAATTAAATTATCATTCCGTTCGCTTGGAGATTTCTCTGTGAACGAAATGGCGCGAAAACATTTCGAAGGAGGAGGACACAAAAATGCATCAGGTGGGATGTCCAGACTTTCACTGGAGGCAACCCTGCAGAAATTTTTATCCATTCTCCCGGAATATGAATCAAAATTAAAATCGTAG
- the ndk gene encoding nucleoside-diphosphate kinase codes for MSGNRTFTMIKPDAVIAGNTGGITKMIEAAGFKIIAMKKTRLSAELAGKFYEIHKARPFYGELVSYMSSGSIVPMILEKDNAVEDFRKLIGATDPKKAEAGTIRAVFAKSIDANAIHGSDSDANAEIESNFFFSQFERF; via the coding sequence ATGTCAGGAAACAGAACCTTTACCATGATTAAGCCCGATGCGGTGATTGCCGGAAATACCGGAGGCATTACCAAAATGATCGAGGCTGCTGGTTTTAAAATTATTGCCATGAAAAAAACACGCCTTTCAGCAGAGCTGGCAGGTAAGTTTTATGAAATTCACAAGGCGCGCCCATTCTATGGGGAACTTGTTTCTTACATGTCGTCCGGATCAATTGTTCCCATGATCCTTGAAAAAGATAACGCTGTGGAAGATTTTCGTAAGCTCATCGGTGCAACCGATCCTAAAAAAGCTGAGGCAGGAACTATTCGTGCTGTGTTTGCAAAATCAATTGATGCAAATGCCATTCACGGATCTGATTCTGATGCCAATGCTGAGATAGAATCTAATTTCTTCTTCTCTCAGTTCGAGCGCTTTTAA
- the gcvP gene encoding aminomethyl-transferring glycine dehydrogenase, translating into MNINPHYSEKFESRHIGPDAKQIAEMLKVVKAPSVDALIDQTVPANIRLKNPLNLPPAKSEFEFLKEFKKIASKNKIFKSFLGTGYYNTITPGVILRNILENPGWYTAYTPYQAEIAQGRLEALINFQTMVIDLTGMQIANASLLDEATAAAEAMHLLYASRKNNKKNALKFFVDKNVFPQTIDLLKTRSGPLGIELIIGDIEKLDVTDADLFAVYIQNPNNNGAIKDFTNFIASAHEKEVFVVMGTDLMSLILMKSPGEMGADIAVGSSQRFGVPMGFGGPHAAFFATRDEFKRLIPGRLIGASIDAKGNHGYRMALQTREQHIRREKATSNICTAQVLLSVMAGMYAVYHGPEGMKKIAGRIHGLAIMLDNGLKEMGLKQVNEYFFDTLKISVEDVHAIEREAVNHELNFRYFQDGHVGISLDETTSVDDVNKVLSVIASAAHKTSVSAESWSKSKGVSWPSPLIRSSSFLTHPVFNSHHSEHEMLRYIKKLENKDLSMVHSMISLGSCTMKLNATAEMIPVTWPELGQIHPFAPANQAKGYSEMILHLEEWLKEITGFTGVSLQPNSGAQGEYAGLLVIRAYHQNRGDMHRNISLIPASAHGTNPASAVMAGMDVVVVKSDEEGKIDVADLKAKAEQYKDKLSCLMVTYPSTHGVFEESIVEICETIHSHGGLVYMDGANMNAQVGLTSPANIGADVCHLNLHKTFCIPHGGGGPGMGPICVNDKLKPFLPGHAVVKTGGQQAITAVSAAPWGSASILAISYAYIAMMGGEGLTNATKLAILNANYIKEKLNGHYKILYTGSQGRCAHEMIVDCRDFKKSGVEVEDIAKRLMDYGFHAPTVSFPVAGTLMIEPTESEPKEELDKFCNALIEIRNEIREIEEGKADKEVNVLKNAPHTAAVITADEWTLPYSRQKAAYPLPFVKDAKFWPSVARIDNAYGDRNLVCSCLPIEEYQ; encoded by the coding sequence ATGAACATCAATCCTCACTATTCAGAAAAATTCGAATCCCGCCATATCGGACCGGACGCAAAGCAGATCGCAGAGATGCTGAAGGTTGTTAAAGCTCCATCAGTCGATGCTTTGATTGACCAAACCGTTCCGGCCAATATCAGGTTGAAGAATCCACTAAACCTTCCACCAGCAAAATCTGAATTTGAGTTCCTGAAAGAGTTTAAAAAAATCGCGTCCAAGAATAAGATTTTCAAATCATTCCTGGGAACAGGATACTATAACACCATCACTCCGGGAGTGATTCTGAGAAACATTCTCGAAAACCCGGGATGGTACACAGCCTACACTCCTTATCAGGCTGAAATTGCCCAGGGTCGATTGGAGGCTTTGATCAATTTTCAAACAATGGTAATCGATCTTACCGGTATGCAAATCGCTAATGCTTCCTTACTTGACGAGGCAACTGCTGCTGCTGAAGCTATGCACTTGTTGTATGCTTCCCGCAAGAACAACAAGAAGAATGCTCTCAAATTTTTTGTAGATAAAAATGTATTTCCTCAGACGATCGATCTATTAAAGACACGTTCTGGTCCATTAGGTATTGAACTGATCATCGGTGATATTGAAAAACTTGATGTTACGGATGCCGATTTGTTTGCAGTATACATTCAAAATCCAAACAATAACGGTGCAATAAAAGATTTTACAAACTTCATTGCTTCTGCTCATGAGAAAGAAGTCTTTGTAGTGATGGGTACAGATCTTATGAGTCTGATATTAATGAAGTCTCCAGGAGAAATGGGCGCTGACATTGCTGTGGGATCTTCACAACGCTTTGGAGTGCCTATGGGTTTTGGCGGACCTCACGCCGCATTCTTTGCTACCCGTGACGAGTTTAAAAGGTTAATCCCTGGTCGTCTGATCGGAGCTTCGATCGATGCAAAGGGAAATCATGGATATCGCATGGCACTTCAAACACGCGAACAACACATTCGTCGCGAGAAGGCTACATCAAACATTTGTACTGCACAGGTTCTATTGTCAGTGATGGCAGGAATGTATGCAGTATATCATGGACCAGAAGGCATGAAGAAGATTGCCGGAAGAATTCATGGTCTTGCCATTATGCTTGATAATGGATTAAAAGAAATGGGATTAAAACAAGTGAACGAGTATTTCTTCGACACTTTAAAAATTTCAGTTGAAGATGTTCACGCTATTGAACGTGAAGCCGTAAATCATGAACTCAATTTCCGTTATTTTCAGGATGGACATGTCGGCATCTCCCTGGATGAAACCACTTCGGTAGATGATGTCAATAAGGTTCTGTCAGTAATTGCTTCTGCTGCACATAAAACCTCTGTCTCTGCAGAATCCTGGTCAAAGAGCAAAGGAGTTTCATGGCCCTCACCATTGATCAGAAGTTCTTCATTTTTAACTCATCCTGTTTTCAATTCTCATCATAGCGAACATGAAATGCTTCGTTACATTAAGAAGCTTGAGAACAAAGATCTTTCTATGGTTCATTCGATGATCTCATTAGGATCATGTACAATGAAGCTGAATGCAACCGCTGAGATGATTCCCGTTACATGGCCTGAGCTTGGTCAGATACATCCCTTTGCACCTGCTAATCAGGCAAAAGGTTACAGTGAAATGATTCTGCACCTGGAAGAATGGTTAAAAGAGATCACAGGATTTACAGGAGTTTCTCTCCAACCTAATAGTGGAGCTCAGGGTGAATACGCTGGCTTACTGGTGATCCGCGCTTATCATCAGAATCGCGGTGACATGCATCGCAATATTTCATTGATACCTGCTTCTGCTCATGGAACGAATCCTGCGAGCGCGGTAATGGCAGGAATGGATGTTGTTGTCGTAAAATCAGATGAAGAAGGAAAAATTGATGTTGCTGATCTGAAAGCTAAAGCGGAACAATATAAAGACAAGCTTTCCTGTTTGATGGTGACTTATCCCTCCACTCACGGTGTGTTTGAAGAATCTATTGTTGAAATCTGTGAGACAATCCATTCTCATGGCGGTCTTGTGTATATGGATGGTGCAAATATGAATGCACAGGTCGGACTTACATCTCCCGCTAACATTGGAGCTGATGTGTGTCACCTTAATCTTCACAAAACTTTCTGTATTCCACACGGTGGAGGTGGCCCAGGAATGGGACCTATCTGCGTGAATGATAAATTGAAACCATTTCTTCCAGGACATGCTGTTGTAAAAACAGGCGGCCAACAGGCAATCACAGCAGTATCTGCAGCACCATGGGGAAGCGCAAGTATTCTTGCAATCTCTTATGCATACATCGCAATGATGGGCGGAGAAGGATTAACAAATGCAACAAAGCTTGCTATTCTTAACGCAAACTATATTAAGGAAAAGCTGAATGGTCATTATAAGATTCTCTATACAGGATCTCAGGGACGTTGTGCTCATGAGATGATCGTTGACTGTCGTGACTTTAAAAAGTCCGGAGTGGAAGTTGAAGACATTGCAAAACGATTGATGGATTATGGATTCCATGCACCAACAGTTTCATTCCCTGTAGCTGGTACATTGATGATCGAGCCGACAGAAAGCGAACCAAAGGAGGAGCTTGATAAATTCTGCAACGCATTGATTGAGATCAGAAATGAAATCCGTGAGATTGAAGAAGGTAAGGCTGATAAAGAAGTCAACGTATTAAAAAATGCTCCTCACACAGCAGCAGTCATTACCGCCGATGAGTGGACGCTTCCATACTCAAGACAGAAGGCAGCATATCCACTTCCTTTCGTAAAGGATGCTAAATTCTGGCCAAGCGTTGCCCGCATTGATAATGCTTACGGAGATAGAAATCTTGTTTGCAGCTGTCTTCCGATTGAAGAATATCAGTAA
- a CDS encoding nuclear transport factor 2 family protein, which produces MKTLLIALLLLSVSICQGQGNPDLQSMINTERAFAKMAKDQNQRDAFLFYLTEDAVTSGPQGPVIGKEKIRQQKIGNGWLKWDVAFSDIATSGDFGYNTGPWEFRANKTDEKPVAFGEFNSIWKKQKDGSWKNVLDIGIAHKKGPSVDSIKLSTSKIITGFPRAIISGNPMMVEENKFLTAQSTGVKSAYEKYLSKEARLNHSGRLALVNTEEKQKFLSETELLSKVEPMGSDLSSSGDLGYVYGKAVIEINSNGKTENKIATYFRVWKREGDSNVRHSGDWKIVLDVLTY; this is translated from the coding sequence ATGAAAACACTCCTCATTGCTCTTCTCCTATTAAGCGTTTCCATCTGCCAGGGGCAGGGGAATCCTGATCTTCAGTCCATGATAAATACTGAACGTGCTTTCGCTAAGATGGCAAAGGATCAAAATCAGCGAGATGCTTTTCTTTTTTATCTCACAGAAGATGCAGTGACTTCGGGCCCACAAGGACCTGTCATCGGTAAGGAAAAAATCAGACAACAAAAAATTGGAAATGGTTGGCTGAAGTGGGATGTGGCATTTTCTGATATCGCTACATCCGGAGATTTTGGTTACAATACAGGACCGTGGGAATTTCGCGCGAATAAAACGGATGAGAAGCCAGTTGCTTTTGGTGAATTCAATTCCATCTGGAAAAAACAAAAGGATGGTAGCTGGAAAAATGTTTTAGATATTGGAATTGCTCATAAAAAAGGACCTTCTGTTGATTCGATCAAGCTTTCAACCTCAAAAATAATTACTGGTTTTCCCAGAGCGATAATAAGCGGTAATCCTATGATGGTGGAAGAAAATAAATTTCTGACCGCTCAGTCAACTGGTGTCAAATCAGCGTATGAAAAATATCTTTCGAAAGAAGCACGTCTGAACCATTCGGGTCGACTTGCCCTTGTCAACACTGAGGAAAAGCAGAAATTTTTATCTGAAACGGAATTATTATCAAAGGTTGAACCTATGGGAAGTGATTTATCATCTTCAGGGGATCTTGGCTACGTTTATGGAAAGGCCGTCATTGAAATAAATTCCAATGGAAAAACTGAAAATAAAATCGCAACCTACTTCCGTGTCTGGAAGAGAGAAGGTGATTCAAATGTCAGACATTCCGGAGATTGGAAAATTGTGCTGGATGTACTGACGTACTAA
- a CDS encoding M20/M25/M40 family metallo-hydrolase: MMKILITLLFVVLLQAGFAQTNDEASIRQIYNAALEDGKSYSMLEYLTTKIGQRLSGSPGAAAGVEWSRHVMEDFGFDSVWLQPVMVPHWVRGQKEIGRIVNSRKMGTVELNVCALGGSIGTGPAGIVGTVIEVKSFEELAQLGIKNIQGKIVFFNRPMDPKQVDAFDAYSGAVNQRGGGASEASKYGAIAVIVRSMGINSEDYPHTGGVRYNPAVAKIPAIAVATKHADLLSKALKDDKTLQFYIESHCEILPDAPSFNVVGEIRGGEYKDEIIVVGGHLDSWDLAQGAHDDGSGVVQSIEVLRIFKTMGYKPKRTIRAVMFMNEENGLRGGLKYAELAEKNNEKHIAAIESDRGGFTPRGFTMTAPDAVRKKIQSWRPLLEPYGLYDFGKEGGGADIGPLSKQGVPVMELLPDSQRYFSYHHTKEDTFDKIDKRELELGAASMAAMVYLIDVYGLK, encoded by the coding sequence ATTATGAAAATCCTCATCACTCTCCTCTTTGTTGTCCTTTTACAAGCGGGCTTTGCTCAAACAAATGACGAAGCTTCTATTCGTCAAATTTATAATGCAGCACTGGAAGATGGAAAATCGTATTCCATGCTTGAGTATTTAACAACAAAGATCGGCCAACGCCTTAGTGGTTCGCCAGGAGCGGCGGCAGGAGTAGAGTGGAGCAGACACGTGATGGAAGATTTTGGATTTGATTCCGTATGGCTACAGCCTGTGATGGTGCCGCATTGGGTTCGTGGTCAAAAAGAAATTGGGAGAATCGTCAATTCGAGAAAGATGGGGACGGTAGAACTTAATGTATGTGCGTTGGGGGGATCTATTGGTACTGGTCCTGCAGGAATTGTAGGTACTGTGATCGAAGTAAAAAGCTTTGAAGAGTTGGCGCAGCTTGGGATTAAGAATATTCAGGGGAAAATAGTTTTTTTCAACAGGCCAATGGATCCAAAACAGGTAGATGCATTTGATGCTTACAGTGGTGCGGTGAATCAACGTGGAGGAGGTGCCTCGGAAGCATCGAAGTATGGTGCAATTGCTGTTATTGTTCGCTCCATGGGTATCAACAGTGAAGATTATCCTCATACAGGTGGTGTGCGTTACAATCCTGCCGTTGCAAAAATTCCTGCTATTGCTGTGGCAACAAAGCATGCAGATCTTTTGAGCAAAGCTTTAAAAGATGATAAGACACTTCAGTTTTATATAGAATCACATTGTGAAATTCTTCCGGATGCTCCTTCTTTTAATGTGGTAGGGGAGATCAGAGGTGGTGAATATAAAGATGAGATCATTGTTGTGGGTGGTCATCTTGATTCATGGGATCTTGCCCAGGGAGCACACGATGACGGAAGTGGTGTAGTTCAATCCATCGAGGTGTTGCGAATATTCAAGACGATGGGCTATAAACCCAAGCGGACCATTCGTGCAGTCATGTTTATGAATGAGGAAAACGGTTTGCGTGGTGGATTGAAGTATGCGGAGCTTGCAGAAAAGAATAATGAGAAGCACATTGCTGCAATTGAATCAGATCGCGGCGGATTCACACCGAGAGGTTTCACGATGACCGCTCCTGATGCTGTAAGGAAAAAGATTCAAAGCTGGAGGCCTCTACTCGAACCATACGGACTTTACGATTTTGGCAAAGAAGGGGGTGGCGCAGATATTGGCCCGTTGTCGAAACAGGGAGTGCCAGTAATGGAATTACTTCCTGACTCACAACGCTACTTCAGCTATCATCACACTAAGGAAGATACGTTTGATAAGATTGATAAGCGCGAGCTGGAGCTTGGCGCAGCGTCAATGGCGGCGATGGTATATCTGATTGATGTCTACGGATTAAAATAG
- the sdaAA gene encoding L-serine ammonia-lyase, iron-sulfur-dependent, subunit alpha — translation MAFLFDSFEGWKQYSEEKKLSLVQVVLEYEQTQKGRTENQIWEQLGTAWTVMKDAVRTGLEEEMISRSGMINNGAKKVYRYPTAVLSKEFQNLISRALAAKEVNSCMGRIVAAPTAGASGIMPGVLYTLQEIHHVSDKKILEAMLLAAGIALIMEQKASISGAVGGCQAETGTAAAMGSGGIVYCLDGNTDQIFNAVAITVQCMLGLVCDPVAGLVEVPCVVRNASAAAIANSSAQIAIADVSSVIPVDEVIAAMGEIGASMETRYKETALGGLAATPTAQRIAKKVLIRDIEMLPDEGVN, via the coding sequence ATGGCTTTTTTGTTTGATTCTTTTGAGGGGTGGAAACAATACAGCGAGGAGAAAAAACTATCTCTCGTACAGGTTGTATTGGAATATGAGCAAACGCAGAAAGGAAGGACCGAAAATCAAATCTGGGAACAGCTCGGAACTGCATGGACCGTCATGAAAGATGCCGTTCGCACAGGATTGGAAGAGGAAATGATTTCGCGTTCCGGAATGATCAATAATGGAGCGAAGAAAGTTTACAGGTATCCTACCGCCGTTCTCTCAAAAGAATTTCAGAATTTAATTTCACGGGCTCTCGCTGCCAAGGAGGTAAATTCCTGCATGGGAAGAATTGTAGCAGCACCCACAGCCGGAGCCAGTGGCATCATGCCAGGAGTTCTGTACACTCTTCAGGAAATACATCATGTATCTGATAAAAAAATTCTTGAAGCAATGTTGCTCGCTGCTGGTATTGCTTTGATCATGGAACAAAAGGCTTCTATCTCTGGAGCGGTTGGTGGTTGTCAGGCAGAAACAGGAACGGCCGCCGCCATGGGCTCAGGAGGCATAGTTTATTGTCTTGATGGTAATACAGATCAGATTTTCAATGCTGTTGCCATTACCGTTCAGTGTATGCTGGGACTTGTTTGCGATCCGGTTGCTGGTTTAGTTGAAGTTCCTTGCGTGGTTCGCAATGCAAGCGCCGCCGCAATCGCCAATAGCTCTGCTCAAATTGCCATTGCTGATGTTAGTAGTGTTATTCCTGTAGACGAAGTGATTGCTGCTATGGGTGAAATCGGCGCAAGCATGGAAACACGGTATAAGGAAACAGCACTTGGTGGATTGGCTGCCACGCCTACCGCCCAACGTATTGCAAAGAAAGTTTTGATAAGGGATATTGAAATGCTGCCGGATGAAGGCGTGAACTAA
- a CDS encoding glycosyltransferase: protein MAQATKPNEFPKSLLVEVAWEVCNQVGGIYTVIRSKAPAMAENVNGSFCMIGPYMGKNIQAELEPLDDVEDVFGQAAANLRKRGYDVHYAEWLITGKPRVVLLNPNVIEDKALGVIKYLLWKNYGISTPEQNPLINQVVAFAHLTKLFFDELVKLSDGTLPIIAHFHEWMAGLPILDIKKEKMPVKTVFTTHATQLGRHLAINSPLFYAHLPFFNHETEAKKFGVATEESIEYACAQSCDVFTTVSDVTARECKHLLKRKPEVIVPNGLNIERFEALHEFQNLHAHYKKEIHEFIMGHFFQSYTFDLDKTLYLFTSGRYEYKNKGFDLTLEALWHLNEKLKAEKVDLTVVMFFITKREFYSIKPEVLQSRAIMEEIRQTCEAIEKEIGKGLFYASTTRQDNRLPNLNDFVNDYWKLRYRRTIQSWKNNRLPLVVTHKLVNEENDEILQFLVRRNLLNRPEDKVKIVYHPDFITSTNPLFGMDYGQFVRGCHLGVFPSYYEPWGYTPLECMASGVPSVTSDLSGFGDYLTHNFPDYEKNGMFVVERGKRTFDWSARHLATSLYKFITQSRRERIMQRNNVENYSSAFDWKTLIKHYRQAYELAVQPKS, encoded by the coding sequence ATGGCTCAGGCAACTAAACCAAATGAATTTCCAAAATCACTTCTTGTTGAAGTTGCTTGGGAAGTTTGCAATCAGGTAGGAGGTATCTATACTGTTATTCGGTCCAAGGCTCCTGCAATGGCGGAGAATGTAAATGGATCATTTTGCATGATCGGGCCCTATATGGGAAAGAATATTCAGGCGGAGCTTGAGCCGTTGGATGATGTTGAGGATGTGTTTGGTCAGGCCGCCGCCAATTTGCGCAAGCGTGGCTATGATGTTCACTATGCAGAATGGCTGATTACCGGTAAGCCTCGTGTTGTCCTGCTCAATCCCAATGTTATTGAAGACAAAGCGTTAGGTGTAATTAAGTATTTGTTGTGGAAAAATTATGGGATCAGCACTCCTGAGCAGAATCCATTGATCAATCAGGTGGTTGCTTTCGCTCATCTCACAAAATTATTCTTTGATGAATTGGTAAAACTTTCAGATGGCACCTTGCCGATCATTGCTCATTTTCATGAATGGATGGCGGGATTGCCGATCCTGGATATCAAGAAGGAGAAAATGCCAGTAAAGACTGTCTTTACAACTCATGCAACTCAATTAGGGCGTCATCTTGCAATCAACTCACCGCTATTTTATGCTCACCTGCCGTTCTTCAATCATGAAACTGAAGCCAAAAAATTTGGAGTAGCTACTGAGGAATCAATCGAGTATGCCTGTGCCCAAAGCTGTGATGTATTCACAACAGTCAGTGATGTAACTGCCCGTGAGTGTAAGCATCTTCTGAAAAGAAAGCCGGAAGTAATTGTTCCAAATGGATTGAATATTGAAAGGTTTGAAGCGCTGCACGAGTTTCAAAATCTTCATGCTCATTACAAGAAGGAGATACATGAATTTATCATGGGGCATTTCTTTCAGTCCTACACTTTTGATCTTGATAAAACACTTTATCTTTTTACTTCAGGTCGATACGAATACAAGAACAAGGGATTTGATCTTACTCTGGAAGCCCTCTGGCATCTTAATGAAAAACTGAAAGCAGAGAAAGTTGATCTCACGGTGGTAATGTTCTTTATCACCAAACGGGAATTTTACAGTATAAAACCAGAGGTATTGCAGTCACGCGCAATTATGGAAGAAATCCGTCAGACGTGTGAGGCGATTGAGAAAGAGATCGGAAAGGGATTATTTTACGCATCCACCACTCGTCAGGATAACCGACTTCCGAATCTTAATGATTTTGTAAATGACTATTGGAAACTTCGCTATCGCCGAACGATTCAAAGCTGGAAAAACAACAGGCTGCCATTAGTGGTAACGCACAAGCTTGTCAATGAAGAGAATGATGAGATATTACAGTTTCTGGTAAGAAGGAACCTGTTGAACAGACCGGAGGATAAAGTGAAAATCGTTTACCATCCTGACTTCATTACTTCTACTAATCCATTGTTTGGAATGGATTACGGACAATTCGTAAGAGGCTGTCACCTTGGAGTTTTCCCCAGCTACTACGAACCGTGGGGATATACTCCGCTGGAGTGTATGGCAAGCGGAGTTCCTTCTGTAACGAGCGACTTGTCTGGATTTGGTGATTATCTGACGCACAATTTTCCTGACTATGAAAAGAACGGAATGTTTGTGGTGGAACGAGGCAAAAGGACATTTGACTGGAGCGCGCGCCACCTTGCTACTTCCCTGTATAAATTTATTACGCAGTCGAGACGTGAAAGGATTATGCAGCGAAACAACGTAGAGAACTACTCTTCCGCATTTGATTGGAAGACATTGATCAAGCACTATCGTCAGGCCTATGAGTTGGCGGTTCAGCCAAAGTCTTGA